A single Natrinema pellirubrum DSM 15624 DNA region contains:
- a CDS encoding ATP-binding protein — MSDLGDFGDFDADAGTDDGAAADSAGSSPASSDGERTATSSTTDADDGFESTTVEPSGEDVGIGTICVSQGLRVAEDGDDTTLRAYVTRGNRSSVRIGSYLLAPYPDGETLFCRITGLEYAQQYHADDATEIHARRAMRTDDIDESDYKFVAELEPVAVLYDDDGELKRRMTDRVPKPQTVIRQADDTAEIKTGLKMPDDGVFLGHLSVGGEKVRTAASPPTIDYRLKDDYDAGDPLVFRHTLIAGGTGSGKTHGAKNILRQYLADERTYPMTDGREVTPAVVQFDPQDEYAQMHDDNPDLDDEFARRLEREGIAYGGHDDTTAFVPKVGSASYAAGHHRAQQVEFTIPFAMVHDNPWLVAGSGLNDNQYGALVSVLLPRFRKQYGADGTYEEFTTFLDDPALREELDESGRVHEATFDAVRRRVLGFDNVFDQDARPITELVSDFVRPGELTVVPTYHINDSRATETIVLAVSSLLIDQKLSNDPDYDRIKETPLLLGMDEAHNFLTDADSVQAGKVISKFTEAAKQGRKERLGLFLITQDPQDIHDAVFKQINTTVVLNLGDEDAIKSVNIPSNLESKVPYMEKGQMVVYSPDNSEPVELIGLPKCLTRHGRD, encoded by the coding sequence ATCGACGACCGTCGAACCCAGCGGCGAGGACGTCGGGATCGGGACGATCTGTGTCTCGCAGGGACTGCGCGTCGCCGAAGACGGTGACGACACCACCCTCCGGGCCTACGTCACCCGCGGCAACCGCTCGTCGGTCCGCATCGGGAGCTACCTGCTCGCGCCCTACCCCGACGGCGAGACGCTGTTCTGTCGGATCACGGGACTGGAGTACGCCCAGCAGTACCACGCCGACGACGCGACCGAGATCCACGCCCGCCGGGCGATGCGCACCGACGACATCGACGAGTCCGACTACAAGTTCGTCGCCGAACTCGAGCCCGTCGCAGTGCTGTACGACGACGACGGCGAACTCAAGCGGCGGATGACCGACCGCGTACCCAAGCCCCAGACGGTGATCCGGCAGGCCGACGACACCGCCGAGATCAAGACCGGGCTGAAGATGCCCGACGACGGGGTCTTCCTGGGCCACCTCTCGGTCGGCGGCGAGAAGGTCCGGACCGCCGCCTCGCCGCCCACCATCGATTACCGGCTCAAGGACGACTACGACGCGGGCGATCCGCTGGTCTTCCGTCACACGCTGATCGCCGGCGGGACCGGATCGGGGAAGACCCACGGGGCGAAGAACATCCTCCGCCAGTACCTCGCGGACGAGCGGACCTACCCGATGACCGACGGCCGCGAGGTCACCCCCGCAGTCGTCCAGTTCGACCCCCAGGACGAGTACGCCCAGATGCACGACGACAACCCCGACCTGGACGACGAGTTCGCGCGCCGCCTCGAGCGCGAGGGGATCGCCTACGGCGGCCACGACGACACGACGGCGTTCGTCCCGAAGGTCGGGTCGGCGTCGTACGCGGCGGGCCACCACCGCGCCCAGCAGGTCGAGTTCACGATTCCGTTCGCGATGGTCCACGACAACCCGTGGCTGGTCGCGGGCAGCGGGTTAAACGACAACCAGTACGGCGCGCTCGTCAGCGTCCTCCTCCCGCGGTTCCGGAAACAGTACGGCGCGGACGGCACCTACGAGGAGTTCACGACGTTCCTCGACGACCCCGCCCTGCGCGAGGAACTCGACGAATCCGGCCGGGTCCACGAGGCGACCTTCGACGCCGTTCGCCGGCGCGTGCTGGGATTCGACAACGTCTTCGATCAGGACGCCCGGCCGATCACCGAACTGGTCAGTGACTTCGTCCGCCCCGGCGAGCTGACCGTCGTCCCGACCTACCACATCAACGACAGCCGGGCGACGGAAACGATCGTCCTCGCGGTCTCCTCGCTGCTCATCGATCAGAAGCTCTCGAACGACCCGGACTACGACCGGATCAAGGAGACCCCGCTCTTGCTGGGGATGGACGAGGCACACAACTTCCTGACCGACGCCGACTCGGTTCAGGCGGGCAAGGTCATCAGCAAGTTCACCGAAGCCGCCAAACAGGGCCGCAAGGAGCGACTCGGCCTCTTTCTCATCACCCAGGATCCACAGGACATCCACGACGCCGTCTTCAAACAGATCAACACCACGGTCGTCCTCAATCTCGGCGACGAGGACGCCATCAAGAGCGTCAACATTCCGAGCAACCTCGAGTCGAAAGTGCCCTACATGGAGAAAGGCCAGATGGTCGTCTACTCGCCCGACAACTCCGAACCCGTGGAACTGATCGGGCTCCCGAAGTGTCTGACCCGGCACGGTCGGGACTGA